The genomic interval CAACAATTTCATCTGCGCGGCTCTGGGATACTACAAAAGATATCGTCATCATCAGTTTTTCGGGCTTTAAGCGCCTCAATAATTTCGCCGGGAACGACTGGGTAACAATCTCCGGGAAAATCCTGGTCTGACTTGGTTCGTAGTCTTCACTTTTACTTACATGCTCCCAGCAGGTTCTTCACGGTATTTTTGTCCAAGTTCCGAAAAGTCACATAATAACTGTGCCTTTTCACAAATTCCAGCAACAACTTTTGTTATTTTGGCCTTTACAGTTTGTATTTCCATCATAATCTTCTCCAGAACTGTTGGCCGAGAATTGTGGACACGTTGGCACAATTCCCCTCCCCCTGTGTAGGCTTCCGCAAATCGGATCCCGTATCAATAATATTTTACCCCGATCTGCGTCCTTATACGGCGTTTCAGAATCTAATTTAAGTTTGTGGTTCTTGCATTTAAGCCAGGATCCAGTAAGTGTAGTGTTTTCTGGATCCCCGATAACAGCATTCGGGGATGACGATTCACGACCATAAGCGTTAAGTTAATAACATCGAATTCGACACTCGTGTTCCTTAAACAACCTCAAGTAAATCAATCGGCACCGTGCTTTTTACCTGGCGTTGTAACATATCAAGAAGAACCAGTGCACGGTCGGCACCCTTGGCGGTCATGAATAAGCCGGTCAAGCCTTCCAACTCACCGCTGATAACTCGTACGCTCTGCCCTTCTTTTATGCTGCGGATATTGAGCAATGAGATATAGCCATCATCACTTTCTCGGGCTCTAAGCGCCGCAATAATCTCATCTGGGACAACGGGATAACGATCACCAAATTTGACCGGGCATAACGATCCGATTGTACTGCTTATTGCAGCCCAATCCTGCTCTTCGTCAGTTAAATGTAAAAAAAGATAGCCAGGGAAAAAAGCCCGCACAACTGCTGATTTTTCCCGTGCATGAGTCACTGTCTTCAAAATCGATGGCACATAACAGTGATAGCCCTGGTTCTGATAATTAGTAGAGGCTACAAACTCTTTATGCGGCTTTGTTCGAATTATAAACCACTGTTTTTCCATGAATCATTCACCAATGCCCGGCAATCTAATTTTTCTCGGCAAAATTTGCACAATAACGACATCAACCCCATTTCACAGGTAACCAACGAAGGGCTCGTTGAGTCAACAGAACCAGAGGAGACCAAACCCACTAAAATTGAATAAAACATTAGGTGTTCAGGATAAGTCCCTTAACAGTAGAAGCAAGTTATTTATTTCAAAGAAATTTTTGGATTTCTTGCCACAAATAACACGAAAATAATTCATAAGGGACTAAAACTATCCAACCGAAAGATAATGGTAGACACCAAAAACAAATTCGGCCATAACTCCAACAGTTAAGTACAGTCGTAACGATCTGTCCCAGGGAACTTTCTCTCCAGAGGTTCGTTGTAGAAACGTAACGAGTAAAAGGGTAGCACCCCCAGCCAGCGGGGCAACACTGAAAATTTCGAGCAAGGTTTCAACACCTGTCTTCAAAAAATTTCCTGGGAAATAACGAAAACTCAAAAGCAGATAAACAAGGATAAGTATTGCCATTGAGGCTTTTTCTTTCAACTTTTTCATAATGACATATGTGACATGAGTACAATAAACTCCCTTATAATGCCGTCAACTATTCCAGATCAGGCAACCATTCGTCAACTGCTTCTATTTTCCAACTCAGTTTGTCAATTTGCACCATCCGAAGACAGCGTGTGCTCCGATGAATTTGTTGACTCCTACACTCATTACGCGCCTGTTCCTTTTGCCGACGGCCTCATCACCTTTCAGAAATTCATCAAGGATCTGACATCCTATCGGGCAGAATATTACAGCGGGGCTTTATCGCGGTTATCAAGCGATCTTGCTGCCGATGTTGATGAGTCCTGTGTCTGGCAATTGATCGATAAATTAGCCCAATCAACTCCGTCAGATCCACAACCTGATAAACTTATGCATGCACGACTGCTTCTTAAACTGGCAGAAATTCACCACAATGAAGACAATGAGATAAACGCCGCCTTGGCTGCTGTCAATAGCAAAATGAGCACACTCATGTCTGATCTAAGAGATGAAGACGAAGAACAAATTACAGTTCAATCACCGAGTAACGCTGAAACAAATCATGTGAAAAACCCACTGCAACTGCTTAAAGCCTGGTGCCATCTGTTTCTCGCAGATACTGCCGACCGAACTTACTCAATAATCGCAACCGATACAGAAACACTGACCACTTTATACGAATACGGAAGCGAGCTTATTTCTCCACAGCAGAAAACCGTCTGTACGATTGCAATCCCGAGCCTATTATTCTCTATAGACCAGGAAACATTCGCTAAACAATTGAAGAAATTCCATCACACCAAACAATCAGAAATCAAACAATTCCAGGCTGCCCTGCTGGGCGCTGCCGAAGGCAAAACCCTTGATGACACCAGCGCCACGAAGCTCAACAAAGCCACCGAAGAGACCTTTGGCTCTGCCCAGGAAGGGCACGCCATAACTTTTCACACAGTACCGCTTTCCTTGCCACAATTAGCCGCCAGAATCACTAATAAACCCATAGAGATCATAGCCCGGAACCACCAGCCCTACACTCTGGTTGCCGTCTCTGCGTGAGGTGCTTAACCCATTACTTATACGGATTGATGGTCAACACCGGGCACGGGGCCGTTTTGACAACCTGCTCTGCCACACTGCCAAACAGTATCCGCTCAAGCCCCTTATAGCCGTGCGTTCCCATAATGATCATATCCGCCTTGCTGCTTCCAGCAAACCCTACAATTTCTTCGGCAACATCACCAACACTGACCTGGGTGATACAGGCCGTTCCTGCCGAAACATTGTCCTCAACAAAATTGTCCATTTTCTGTTTGGCACTGCCC from Desulfobulbaceae bacterium carries:
- a CDS encoding transcriptional activator RfaH — its product is MEKQWFIIRTKPHKEFVASTNYQNQGYHCYVPSILKTVTHAREKSAVVRAFFPGYLFLHLTDEEQDWAAISSTIGSLCPVKFGDRYPVVPDEIIAALRARESDDGYISLLNIRSIKEGQSVRVISGELEGLTGLFMTAKGADRALVLLDMLQRQVKSTVPIDLLEVV
- a CDS encoding universal stress protein, giving the protein MNDVKKILVPVDFSDNSKKILKDAEKLALRFEATLALIFVVQSFDDYSGFFVPHMPIAQFQDDMLGSAKQKMDNFVEDNVSAGTACITQVSVGDVAEEIVGFAGSSKADMIIMGTHGYKGLERILFGSVAEQVVKTAPCPVLTINPYK